The following coding sequences lie in one Polynucleobacter necessarius genomic window:
- the ispE gene encoding 4-(cytidine 5'-diphospho)-2-C-methyl-D-erythritol kinase has product MSDALQNSVTLRAPAKLNLFLHIIGRRPDSYHLLQSVFQLIDWCDNVTLKRISENEIRRIHPIDGVPPEQDLVVRAAKLLKEFSGVSYGVEIELQKNIPMGAGLGGGSSDAASTLIGLNLLWNLNLPTETLCKLGLQLGADVPFFIFGKNAFVEGIGEKIQEIALETRDFLVIFPNQSISTVSIFQDPELTRNHAQITIEGFLASPWSNLSNDCQAVAMRICPEVKQALDWINQALPGSQPRMSGSGSCVFAILDPKNDNAKLENLLQNLPEGWIGRVVRRLNKNPAYNLVSSD; this is encoded by the coding sequence ATGAGTGATGCGCTTCAAAACTCAGTAACGCTTCGTGCTCCTGCGAAGCTCAATTTATTTCTGCACATTATTGGTAGACGCCCTGACAGCTACCATCTATTACAGTCCGTCTTCCAACTGATTGATTGGTGCGATAACGTCACCTTAAAACGTATTTCTGAAAATGAAATTCGTCGCATTCATCCTATTGACGGTGTACCACCCGAACAAGATTTAGTGGTTCGAGCGGCAAAGTTGTTAAAAGAATTTTCTGGTGTGAGCTACGGGGTTGAGATTGAGCTTCAAAAAAATATCCCAATGGGCGCAGGATTGGGTGGTGGATCTTCAGATGCGGCGAGCACTTTAATTGGCCTCAATTTGCTATGGAATCTCAATCTCCCCACCGAAACACTTTGCAAGCTCGGATTACAACTAGGGGCAGATGTGCCATTTTTCATTTTTGGCAAAAACGCTTTTGTTGAGGGAATTGGGGAGAAAATCCAGGAAATCGCCCTGGAAACACGGGACTTTTTAGTGATTTTTCCCAACCAAAGCATCTCGACCGTTAGCATTTTTCAAGACCCTGAATTGACCAGGAATCATGCTCAGATTACAATCGAAGGCTTTCTTGCATCGCCATGGTCGAATTTATCAAACGATTGTCAGGCGGTAGCGATGCGGATTTGTCCTGAAGTGAAGCAAGCTTTGGATTGGATTAACCAGGCGCTACCGGGCTCCCAGCCTCGTATGTCGGGCTCCGGAAGTTGCGTTTTTGCCATCTTGGATCCTAAGAATGACAACGCAAAACTGGAAAATCTTCTACAAAATCTTCCGGAAGGGTGGATAGGTCGAGTTGTTCGGAGGCTAAATAAAAATCCCGCTTACAATTTGGTTTCTTCAGATTGA
- a CDS encoding ribose-phosphate pyrophosphokinase yields the protein MSSTNADLLTLFTGNANPVLAEAVAKELNLPMGKAFVGRFSDGEIQVEIQENVRGKNVVVIQSTCAPTNDSLMELMIMIDALKRASASRITAVIPYFGYARQDRRPRSARVAISARIVANMLQSVAGIERVLTMDLHADQIQGFFDIPVDNIYASPVLLSDLQAQKTRKDLIIVSPDIGGVVRARAMAKQLGTDLAIIDKRRPKANVSEVMHLIGEVEGRHCVIMDDIIDTGGTLCKAAEALKERGAKGVTAYCTHAVLSGGAVARIAASQLDELVVTDTIPLTAEASKVSKIRQLTVAPLLAETLSRISKGDSVMSMFAE from the coding sequence ATGTCCTCCACAAACGCAGATTTATTGACTTTATTCACAGGCAACGCAAATCCGGTTTTGGCTGAGGCGGTGGCCAAAGAGCTCAATTTACCCATGGGCAAGGCCTTTGTGGGACGCTTCTCAGATGGCGAAATTCAAGTAGAAATTCAAGAGAACGTTCGCGGTAAAAATGTCGTAGTTATCCAATCAACCTGTGCGCCAACCAACGACAGTTTGATGGAATTAATGATCATGATTGATGCGCTTAAGCGAGCGTCCGCAAGCCGTATAACCGCGGTGATTCCTTACTTTGGGTATGCCCGCCAAGATCGTCGACCACGCTCTGCACGCGTTGCTATTTCGGCTCGCATTGTTGCAAATATGCTCCAGTCCGTTGCTGGCATTGAACGCGTGTTAACCATGGACCTTCATGCAGACCAAATTCAAGGCTTTTTCGACATTCCTGTAGATAACATTTACGCCTCACCAGTTTTATTGTCTGACCTTCAGGCTCAAAAGACCCGAAAAGACTTAATTATTGTTTCCCCAGACATTGGTGGTGTAGTTCGCGCCCGCGCGATGGCCAAACAATTGGGCACAGATTTAGCGATTATTGACAAACGCCGCCCCAAGGCCAATGTGTCTGAAGTAATGCACCTTATCGGAGAAGTAGAAGGTCGCCATTGCGTGATTATGGACGACATTATCGATACCGGCGGAACTCTTTGCAAGGCTGCTGAAGCACTTAAGGAGCGCGGTGCTAAGGGCGTTACGGCGTACTGTACTCATGCCGTTCTTTCCGGAGGGGCTGTAGCCCGTATTGCAGCATCTCAACTTGATGAATTGGTTGTTACGGACACCATTCCATTGACAGCAGAAGCTTCGAAAGTAAGCAAAATTCGGCAATTGACTGTTGCCCCCCTACTTGCTGAGACCTTGTCTCGCATTAGCAAGGGCGATTCAGTCATGTCCATGTTTGCTGAATGA
- a CDS encoding 50S ribosomal protein L25/general stress protein Ctc: MKVVAFERSVQGTGASRRLRNSGKTPGIVYGSKDPALVIELDHNALFHALRKEAFHSSILDLEIGGKTQKVLLRDYQMHPFKPLVLHIDFQRVSATEKVHMRVPLHFTNAETSAAVKLQGAVVSHILNDIEVSCLPADLPEFIEVDLSKIEVGHSVHAKDLALPTGVELVLHVEQENPVIANARIPAVKAAETAAAAADAKDKA, encoded by the coding sequence ATGAAAGTTGTTGCTTTTGAAAGAAGCGTACAGGGAACGGGTGCGAGCCGCCGTCTGCGCAATTCCGGTAAGACTCCGGGTATCGTTTACGGTAGTAAAGATCCAGCCTTGGTCATCGAGTTAGACCATAACGCTCTATTCCATGCTCTGCGCAAGGAAGCGTTTCACTCATCCATTCTTGATTTGGAAATCGGTGGCAAGACACAAAAGGTGTTGTTGCGTGATTACCAGATGCATCCATTTAAGCCATTGGTTCTGCACATTGACTTCCAGCGCGTTTCTGCGACTGAGAAAGTTCATATGCGCGTTCCATTGCACTTCACTAACGCCGAAACTTCAGCTGCCGTGAAATTGCAAGGCGCAGTCGTAAGCCATATCCTCAATGACATCGAAGTTTCTTGCTTACCAGCAGACTTGCCAGAGTTCATTGAAGTAGACTTGAGCAAAATCGAAGTTGGTCATTCAGTACATGCTAAAGACCTGGCATTACCAACAGGCGTTGAATTGGTATTGCATGTTGAGCAAGAGAACCCAGTGATCGCCAATGCCCGCATTCCAGCTGTTAAAGCCGCTGAGACTGCAGCAGCTGCTGCTGATGCAAAGGACAAGGCTTAA
- the pth gene encoding aminoacyl-tRNA hydrolase has translation MTKLIVGLGNPGNEHEADRHNAGFWFLDALAKQLNTRFETEKRFHGQVAKAKWEGEDLFLLKPSTYMNLSGQAVGTLCRFHKITPEAILVVQDELDLKPGTARIKLGGGTGGHNGLKDIQAHLGTPNYWRLRLGIGHPRNLAGDGRPMDVADYVLRRPQLAEQKLINISIDNGLKILPHFLKGDTQTAMMELHSKP, from the coding sequence ATGACTAAATTAATTGTTGGCCTAGGAAACCCTGGCAATGAGCATGAAGCTGATCGGCACAATGCTGGCTTCTGGTTTCTCGATGCCCTAGCAAAACAATTAAATACTCGATTTGAAACTGAAAAACGTTTTCATGGTCAAGTAGCAAAAGCAAAGTGGGAAGGCGAAGATCTTTTTTTACTCAAGCCAAGCACCTATATGAATCTCAGTGGTCAAGCAGTTGGTACTTTGTGTCGCTTTCATAAAATCACTCCTGAAGCTATCTTGGTAGTGCAAGATGAGCTTGACCTCAAGCCCGGTACAGCGCGCATCAAATTAGGTGGCGGCACGGGGGGTCACAATGGCCTCAAAGATATTCAAGCGCATTTGGGGACGCCGAACTATTGGCGGCTTCGCCTGGGCATTGGACACCCTAGAAATCTGGCCGGTGATGGTCGCCCAATGGATGTTGCAGATTATGTTTTACGTAGACCGCAACTAGCAGAGCAAAAACTCATCAATATCAGCATTGATAATGGCCTGAAAATTTTGCCGCATTTTTTAAAGGGTGATACTCAAACCGCCATGATGGAACTGCACTCCAAACCTTAA
- a CDS encoding YfhL family 4Fe-4S dicluster ferredoxin, producing MALMITDECINCDVCEPECPNDAIYMGLEIYEIDPNKCTECVGHYDAPQCRQVCPVDCIPFNPEHAETQEQLMVKFKLLTAAKKANSV from the coding sequence ATGGCTTTAATGATTACGGACGAATGCATCAACTGTGATGTATGCGAGCCAGAGTGCCCCAATGATGCAATTTATATGGGTCTAGAGATTTATGAAATCGATCCGAATAAATGTACTGAATGTGTCGGTCACTACGATGCACCTCAATGTCGACAAGTCTGTCCCGTAGATTGCATTCCTTTTAATCCCGAGCACGCAGAAACTCAAGAGCAGCTCATGGTGAAATTCAAGCTCTTAACTGCTGCAAAAAAGGCCAATTCAGTTTAA
- the coaD gene encoding pantetheine-phosphate adenylyltransferase — translation MTVAVYPGTFDPFTRGHEDLVRRASSIFSELIVGVASSRSKHPSFTLDERIDIAKEVLGHYSNVKVVGFDGLLKDFARDHNARVIVRGLRAVSDFEYEFQMAGMNRYLLPDVETLFLTPSDQYQFISGTFVREIASMGGDVSKFVFPSVEKWLVKKIANQNAK, via the coding sequence ATGACTGTAGCTGTATATCCAGGAACTTTTGATCCATTTACTCGTGGTCACGAGGATTTGGTGCGTCGTGCTTCAAGCATTTTTAGTGAACTGATTGTTGGTGTGGCCTCTAGCCGAAGTAAGCATCCCTCCTTTACTTTAGATGAGCGTATTGATATTGCTAAAGAAGTACTGGGTCATTACTCCAATGTTAAGGTCGTTGGCTTTGATGGATTGTTAAAAGATTTTGCGCGTGATCACAATGCGCGTGTAATCGTCCGTGGTCTGCGTGCAGTTTCTGATTTTGAGTATGAGTTCCAAATGGCGGGGATGAATCGTTACCTGTTGCCAGATGTTGAAACTCTATTTTTGACGCCATCCGATCAGTACCAATTTATTTCTGGAACTTTTGTACGTGAAATCGCATCAATGGGCGGCGATGTGAGCAAGTTTGTATTCCCGTCGGTTGAGAAATGGCTCGTGAAGAAGATCGCCAATCAAAATGCTAAGTAA
- the rsmD gene encoding 16S rRNA (guanine(966)-N(2))-methyltransferase RsmD, with product MWSWELKINKATKPVKAEPPKKVRIIGGTWRSRLLTVLDLPGLRPTTDRIRETLFNWLGQNLTGLRCLDLFAGTGALGFEAASRGADLDILLERDKKAFANLLNNLSLLQSAPVAGHVEVAHQDSIEFLKRQADHSTNLVFIDPPFLESGLLDRAVKEASRVCDDAKGGGIYVEFPSNRSLVEIEALLPDWHCGKYLETGQVKACLFRSGRG from the coding sequence TTGTGGTCTTGGGAGCTCAAAATAAATAAAGCAACGAAACCAGTTAAAGCCGAGCCGCCTAAAAAAGTTCGTATCATCGGCGGAACCTGGAGAAGTCGCTTGCTGACGGTATTGGATTTGCCTGGTCTACGCCCTACCACTGACAGAATTCGAGAAACGCTATTTAACTGGCTAGGACAGAATCTCACTGGTCTACGCTGCCTCGATTTATTCGCGGGCACTGGTGCACTCGGTTTTGAAGCGGCTTCTCGTGGCGCAGATTTGGATATTTTGTTGGAAAGAGATAAAAAAGCTTTCGCTAATTTGCTAAATAACTTAAGTCTTTTGCAATCTGCACCTGTTGCTGGCCATGTAGAGGTGGCTCATCAAGACAGCATTGAATTTTTAAAACGCCAAGCGGATCACTCAACGAACCTTGTCTTTATTGATCCACCATTTCTGGAATCGGGATTGCTCGACCGAGCGGTAAAAGAGGCATCTCGAGTATGTGATGATGCTAAAGGGGGTGGAATATATGTCGAATTTCCATCAAATCGCTCTCTTGTGGAAATAGAGGCCCTGTTACCAGATTGGCATTGTGGAAAATACTTAGAGACCGGGCAGGTAAAAGCCTGTCTTTTTCGCAGCGGAAGAGGCTAA
- a CDS encoding M16 family metallopeptidase, with the protein MRLLQRSVVICLLTLGLFTSAQAILPIEKLEPHKGAKAYLVQTKALPMVDIEVSIDAGDRYDPAGKSGLADMTVGLMMFGVRGDRGMLNEAQIADEIADLGANISLSASGERAILRIRTLSRKDLRDRAVQLAAMMIGEPTYDANVLAREKQRTITSLLEAETKPEYVLDRRFKKMVYGNYPLADSPSVKSIGAIQVSDLNQFHKQFYRGDRMIVSIVGDVDVASANEIVQTLLKKIPSTGSVVPVLPSLQRSPIEPLAQREVQIPFDSQQAHIATGMTAVARNNPDYFSLMVGNYVLGGGGFVSRLMAEVREKRGLAYSVFSYFSPGKDVGIFQAGLQTKNDQAALALEVMNNSIAKFIADGPTDSELLAAKANLINGYALRIDNNRKLLDNVSSIVWNDLPLDTMETWTKQVDAVTLDQVKDAFQKYLAMDRMKIVVLGAQNK; encoded by the coding sequence ATGAGATTGCTTCAACGGAGTGTTGTCATTTGTTTGCTGACCTTGGGCCTCTTTACAAGTGCGCAAGCGATTCTTCCCATTGAAAAATTAGAACCCCATAAGGGTGCAAAGGCCTATCTAGTTCAAACTAAAGCGCTGCCGATGGTGGATATTGAGGTGAGTATTGATGCTGGTGATCGTTATGATCCCGCTGGAAAAAGCGGTTTAGCTGATATGACTGTAGGCTTGATGATGTTTGGCGTTCGGGGTGATCGTGGCATGTTAAACGAGGCTCAAATTGCTGATGAAATTGCAGACTTGGGCGCTAATATTAGTCTTTCAGCAAGTGGTGAACGCGCTATTTTGCGCATCAGAACGCTAAGTAGAAAAGATTTGCGAGATAGGGCGGTACAACTAGCAGCAATGATGATCGGTGAGCCTACTTACGATGCCAATGTTCTTGCGCGCGAAAAACAGAGAACTATTACAAGTTTGCTTGAGGCAGAAACGAAGCCAGAGTATGTTTTAGATCGTCGTTTTAAGAAAATGGTTTATGGCAACTATCCACTTGCTGATAGTCCTTCGGTGAAATCCATTGGCGCTATTCAAGTATCTGACTTAAACCAGTTTCATAAACAGTTCTATCGCGGTGACCGCATGATTGTGAGTATTGTCGGTGACGTAGATGTGGCTAGTGCTAATGAGATAGTTCAGACATTACTCAAAAAAATCCCATCAACCGGTTCGGTCGTTCCAGTATTGCCAAGCTTGCAGCGTTCACCCATTGAGCCGCTAGCACAGCGTGAGGTGCAAATTCCTTTTGACTCTCAGCAAGCTCATATTGCAACCGGTATGACAGCAGTAGCTCGAAATAATCCTGATTACTTTTCGCTGATGGTGGGTAACTATGTTCTTGGCGGCGGCGGATTTGTTTCACGCTTGATGGCTGAGGTTCGTGAGAAGCGCGGCTTAGCCTATAGTGTATTTAGTTATTTCTCACCAGGCAAAGATGTTGGAATTTTTCAGGCAGGCCTACAGACTAAGAATGATCAGGCTGCGCTGGCTCTTGAGGTGATGAATAACAGTATCGCAAAATTTATTGCTGATGGACCTACAGATTCTGAATTACTTGCAGCAAAAGCGAACTTGATTAACGGCTATGCATTGAGAATAGATAACAATCGTAAATTATTAGATAACGTCTCTTCAATTGTGTGGAATGATTTGCCGCTCGATACGATGGAAACTTGGACTAAGCAAGTAGATGCCGTGACTTTGGATCAGGTCAAAGACGCTTTCCAAAAATATCTTGCGATGGATCGCATGAAAATTGTGGTCTTGGGAGCTCAAAATAAATAA
- a CDS encoding M16 family metallopeptidase, giving the protein MPSNLLRIFILFWVLIQSLWAAGADQANTHEFFLSNGLKLIVREDHRAPTVAHMVWYRAGSMDEVNGKTGVAHVLEHMMFKGTDKVKAGEFSRLVAAVGGRENAFTSRDYTAYFQQVEKSRLDEVIKLEADRMSNLNFDDAEFLKEIQVVMEERRLRTEDNPSSLLNESLMATAYMSSPYRHPVVGWMNDLQNMKASDARDWYRSWYTPNNATVVIAGDVDAKQVLASVKKYYGAVTTRELPVRKPQIEPPQKGIKQVQVKAPADSAQLSMAWKVPRLEPGKLDDPEPYALELLASVLNGYDNARLNRVLVKQEKVVNEVGVSYDMVSRGPELFLISASMAKGKTVAQAQASIRKALDELKQKGILESELKRIQVRILSEQIYKRDSIFGQAMEIGSTEMAGFSWRDIDYMLEKMQTITPQQVQAVANKYLTDEGLTIAVLDPQARKVTAKEGKQ; this is encoded by the coding sequence ATGCCTTCCAATTTACTTCGAATTTTTATTCTCTTTTGGGTGCTGATTCAGTCATTATGGGCTGCAGGCGCTGATCAGGCTAATACCCATGAATTTTTTCTGAGTAATGGCTTAAAGCTGATAGTGCGCGAGGATCATCGCGCACCTACGGTAGCGCACATGGTTTGGTATCGTGCGGGCTCAATGGATGAGGTAAATGGTAAGACGGGCGTGGCTCATGTGTTGGAGCACATGATGTTTAAGGGTACTGATAAGGTGAAGGCTGGAGAGTTCTCACGTTTAGTTGCTGCTGTCGGTGGGCGTGAGAATGCATTTACATCGCGTGATTACACCGCGTATTTCCAGCAGGTAGAAAAGTCAAGGTTAGATGAAGTCATCAAGCTTGAAGCAGACCGAATGTCTAATTTGAACTTTGATGATGCAGAGTTCTTGAAAGAAATTCAGGTGGTAATGGAAGAGCGTCGCCTTCGTACAGAAGATAACCCCAGCAGTCTGTTAAATGAATCCCTAATGGCTACTGCTTATATGAGTTCCCCTTATCGTCATCCAGTTGTTGGGTGGATGAATGATTTGCAAAATATGAAAGCTAGCGATGCCAGGGATTGGTATCGCAGCTGGTATACCCCCAACAATGCAACCGTTGTGATTGCCGGTGATGTTGATGCCAAGCAAGTTTTAGCAAGCGTAAAAAAATATTATGGCGCCGTAACTACCCGAGAATTACCAGTTCGTAAGCCCCAAATTGAACCACCGCAAAAGGGTATAAAACAAGTTCAGGTGAAGGCACCAGCAGATAGTGCGCAATTATCGATGGCCTGGAAAGTACCGCGCCTAGAGCCTGGCAAGCTTGATGATCCTGAGCCTTACGCTTTAGAGCTCTTAGCCTCTGTCTTGAATGGCTATGACAATGCACGCTTGAACCGCGTATTAGTTAAGCAAGAAAAAGTGGTTAATGAGGTTGGCGTTAGTTACGACATGGTTTCGAGAGGTCCTGAGTTATTTTTAATTAGCGCAAGCATGGCCAAGGGAAAAACGGTTGCACAAGCACAGGCGAGTATTCGCAAAGCCTTAGATGAGCTCAAGCAGAAAGGAATCTTAGAGTCTGAGTTAAAGCGAATCCAGGTTCGAATTCTTTCTGAGCAAATCTACAAGCGTGATTCCATCTTTGGGCAAGCAATGGAAATCGGTAGCACCGAAATGGCAGGATTTTCTTGGAGGGATATCGACTATATGCTCGAGAAAATGCAAACCATTACTCCGCAACAAGTCCAAGCAGTGGCAAATAAGTATCTGACGGATGAAGGTTTGACAATTGCTGTTTTAGATCCTCAGGCAAGAAAGGTAACTGCTAAGGAGGGCAAGCAATGA
- the ftsY gene encoding signal recognition particle-docking protein FtsY: protein MFGLRKTLGSLFKSSKTDEAWFDSLEESLIQSDVGLPTTEQLITKLRKAAKSEKASSPEELQNLLIQEVASLLQTLEPTPNPLFTSLKEAIPEVWLVVGVNGAGKTTTIGKLCRLFQSQGKSVLLAAGDTFRAAARNQLQEWGGRNQVDVITQEGGDAAAVAHDAIHAAVSRKSDILIIDTAGRLATQDHLMEELKKVKRVIGKALPGAPHHTLLVLDGNTGQNGLSQVKAFHTALGLTGIIVTKLDGTAKGGVICALAHTLKDGPKPAIFALGKGEGIEDLVPFTSGQYSAELFN, encoded by the coding sequence ATGTTTGGCCTACGTAAAACCCTCGGATCCCTATTCAAATCTAGTAAGACAGATGAAGCTTGGTTTGATAGCTTAGAAGAATCGCTGATTCAAAGCGATGTGGGCTTACCCACAACTGAACAATTGATTACGAAGTTGCGTAAAGCAGCCAAATCAGAAAAAGCCTCAAGCCCCGAAGAATTACAAAATCTGCTGATTCAAGAAGTAGCCAGCCTACTTCAAACGCTTGAACCTACTCCAAACCCCTTGTTTACCAGCCTTAAAGAGGCTATACCAGAGGTTTGGCTTGTGGTTGGAGTCAATGGTGCTGGCAAAACGACCACGATTGGCAAGCTTTGTAGGCTTTTTCAGTCGCAGGGAAAGTCAGTATTACTGGCTGCAGGAGATACCTTTAGAGCAGCAGCACGTAATCAACTTCAAGAGTGGGGTGGGCGCAATCAAGTCGACGTTATTACCCAAGAAGGTGGGGATGCCGCAGCCGTTGCCCATGATGCTATTCATGCTGCCGTATCTCGCAAAAGCGATATTTTGATCATTGATACTGCCGGTAGACTTGCTACCCAAGATCATTTGATGGAAGAGCTCAAGAAAGTAAAACGCGTTATTGGCAAGGCATTACCCGGGGCTCCACACCATACCTTGCTGGTGCTAGATGGTAATACTGGCCAAAATGGTTTGAGCCAAGTCAAAGCCTTTCATACAGCACTAGGGCTTACTGGAATCATCGTCACCAAGCTGGATGGGACTGCCAAAGGCGGCGTGATCTGCGCCCTCGCTCACACCCTCAAAGATGGTCCAAAACCAGCAATTTTTGCCCTAGGCAAAGGCGAAGGAATTGAGGATTTAGTCCCATTCACATCAGGGCAATATTCTGCAGAATTATTTAATTAA
- the rpoH gene encoding RNA polymerase sigma factor RpoH yields the protein MVQKKSDTPNMQRLPVAQAATASAFPMLPALGVGTLDSYIAYVNRVPMLSAAEELHLAQEFRRTENVDAAKTLVLSHLRLAVSIARQYLGYGIPHADLIQEGNIGLIKAVKRYDPSNGARLVSYAIHWIKAEIHEYILKNWRLVKTATTKAQRKLFFNLRSNKPSLSALTPGEVDALAKALDVKGSDVKEMEMRLAGGDIALEGDDSNDDSAYAPIQWLADSSQEPTERIASAEADALQGPKLDQALVALDERSRNIVQSRWLAMDADGNGTKTLHDLADEYGISAERVRQIETAALKKMRSLLQVH from the coding sequence ATGGTTCAAAAGAAATCTGACACACCGAATATGCAAAGGCTGCCCGTAGCGCAGGCTGCAACGGCGTCTGCATTTCCAATGCTGCCTGCCCTTGGGGTTGGCACACTCGATTCCTACATTGCGTACGTTAATCGCGTACCTATGCTCAGCGCTGCGGAAGAGTTACATCTTGCGCAGGAGTTTCGTCGCACCGAAAATGTGGATGCTGCAAAGACCTTGGTTCTCTCGCATCTGCGCTTAGCAGTTTCTATCGCACGCCAATATCTTGGCTATGGCATCCCTCATGCGGACTTAATTCAAGAAGGCAATATTGGGTTAATAAAAGCAGTCAAACGCTATGACCCTAGTAATGGCGCACGTTTAGTGTCCTATGCAATCCATTGGATTAAAGCGGAAATTCATGAGTACATTCTCAAGAATTGGCGCTTAGTCAAAACAGCGACCACTAAGGCGCAGCGCAAACTATTCTTTAACTTACGCAGCAACAAACCTAGCCTTAGCGCCCTCACCCCAGGTGAAGTAGATGCCTTGGCAAAAGCATTGGACGTAAAAGGCTCCGATGTAAAAGAGATGGAAATGCGCCTGGCAGGTGGAGATATTGCACTCGAGGGCGATGACAGTAACGATGATTCTGCTTATGCGCCAATTCAATGGCTTGCTGATAGCTCTCAAGAGCCTACAGAACGGATTGCCAGCGCAGAAGCTGACGCACTCCAGGGTCCTAAGCTAGATCAAGCTCTGGTGGCCTTAGATGAGCGTAGCCGCAATATTGTTCAGTCACGCTGGTTAGCAATGGATGCTGATGGCAACGGCACAAAAACATTGCATGATCTTGCTGATGAATATGGCATTTCTGCTGAACGTGTACGTCAAATTGAAACTGCAGCCCTCAAAAAAATGCGCAGCCTATTGCAAGTACACTAA
- a CDS encoding SCO family protein, whose amino-acid sequence MKITFLRSICLAVFLVLLAACSPKPEFKNIDITGSTSFGKDFSLLDPDGHVKTLADFKGKVVVMFFGYTQCPDICPTTLTEMQQVMSLMGPQADKVQVLFVTVDPQRDTAQILKQYVPSFDSRFLGLRPADEAALEKVTKDFKIYYKQVPGSKPGTYTIDHTAGSYAFDPEGRLRLYIKHAQGPETLAHDLKELLK is encoded by the coding sequence ATGAAAATTACTTTCTTGCGTAGTATCTGCCTTGCTGTCTTTTTGGTATTGCTAGCAGCATGCAGTCCTAAACCTGAGTTTAAAAACATCGACATTACTGGCAGCACTTCCTTTGGCAAGGACTTTAGTTTGCTCGATCCCGATGGGCATGTCAAAACGCTTGCAGACTTTAAAGGTAAAGTCGTAGTGATGTTCTTTGGTTATACGCAGTGCCCTGATATTTGCCCAACTACTCTGACTGAAATGCAGCAAGTAATGAGTTTGATGGGGCCACAGGCTGATAAGGTGCAGGTGCTTTTTGTGACGGTAGATCCGCAGCGCGATACTGCTCAAATCCTGAAGCAATATGTGCCCTCTTTTGATTCGCGTTTCTTGGGTTTGCGTCCCGCCGATGAGGCTGCCTTAGAAAAGGTCACAAAAGACTTCAAGATTTATTACAAACAAGTTCCTGGATCAAAGCCTGGAACTTATACGATAGACCATACTGCTGGCAGTTATGCGTTTGACCCAGAGGGTCGTTTACGCCTGTATATCAAGCATGCGCAAGGTCCGGAGACCTTGGCACATGACTTGAAAGAGCTTCTAAAGTAA